In Prunus dulcis chromosome 2, ALMONDv2, whole genome shotgun sequence, a single genomic region encodes these proteins:
- the LOC117618047 gene encoding RING-H2 finger protein ATL70-like has protein sequence MDNSTTMSYSGDETEGSGGGFAYGIGVSVGVLVLIIIVTLLSYFCTRMRFPPNYPSFRRSSSAVRQLQLQNAAAAGGVELGLDDSALRNFPQLLYSQAKLHKSESTSTSTTTTSCSICLGDYKDTDVLRLLPDCGHLFHLTCVDPWLRLRPTCPICRNSPAPTPIATPLAEVAPLAGRRD, from the coding sequence ATGGACAACTCCACCACCATGAGTTACAGTGGCGATGAGACAGAAGGCAGCGGCGGCGGATTCGCATACGGCATAGGAGTCTCCGTCGGCGTCTTGGTCTTAATAATCATCGTAACCCTCCTCTCCTACTTCTGCACTCGCATGCGTTTCCCTCCAAACTACCCGTCGTTTCGAAGATCGTCAAGCGCCGTCAGGCAGCTGCAACTCCAAAACGCCGCAGCAGCTGGTGGTGTTGAGTTGGGTCTTGACGACTCCGCTCTACGCAACTTCCCTCAGCTGCTCTACTCCCAAGCGAAGCTCCATAAAAGTGAGTCAACGTCAACGTCAACGACTACTACGAGTTGTTCTATATGTTTGGGTGATTACAAAGACACAGATGTTTTAAGGCTGCTGCCTGATTGTGGTCATCTTTTTCATCTCACGTGCGTCGACCCTTGGTTGAGGCTGCGCCCCACGTGCCCGATTTGTCGGAACTCCCCTGCCCCAACTCCGATCGCTACTCCGCTTGCTGAGGTAGCGCCCTTGGCTGGGAGACGAGACTGA